The following are encoded in a window of Acidobacteriota bacterium genomic DNA:
- the rplB gene encoding 50S ribosomal protein L2: protein MGIKKLKPTSPARRYQTYLTNDELSDVRPLKALTLARKKISGRNNIGHITVRHRGGGHKKLFRVIDFKRDKSGIVAKVATIEYDPNRSARIALLHYVDGEKRYILAPQGLKIGQQVVSGPESDIIVGNALPLKNIPLGTTIHNIELRPGKGGQMARTAGTSAMLVAKDDKMAQLRLPSGEVRKVSILCQATVGQVGNIENENISFGKAGRSRWIGRRPTVRGVAMNPVDHPHGGGEGKTSGGRHPVTPWGQPTRGYKTRKNKNTDKLIVKRRK from the coding sequence ATGGGCATTAAAAAGTTAAAACCAACTTCTCCGGCACGACGCTACCAAACCTACCTCACCAATGATGAGCTTTCAGATGTGCGTCCGTTAAAGGCGCTTACCCTGGCCCGAAAGAAGATCTCCGGGCGCAACAACATTGGTCATATCACGGTCCGGCATCGTGGGGGTGGACACAAGAAACTGTTCCGTGTGATTGATTTTAAACGGGACAAAAGTGGAATTGTCGCCAAGGTGGCAACCATTGAATATGATCCAAACCGATCAGCCAGAATCGCCTTGCTTCATTATGTGGATGGCGAAAAGCGATACATTTTGGCGCCGCAGGGTCTCAAAATTGGTCAGCAGGTGGTTTCCGGCCCGGAATCAGACATCATCGTTGGAAACGCCTTGCCGCTGAAAAACATTCCACTGGGCACCACGATTCACAACATTGAATTGCGTCCTGGAAAAGGTGGGCAAATGGCCCGCACTGCTGGGACGAGCGCGATGCTGGTGGCCAAAGACGATAAGATGGCACAACTCCGGTTGCCATCGGGTGAAGTCCGCAAAGTGTCCATTCTGTGTCAAGCCACTGTCGGCCAGGTTGGCAACATTGAGAACGAAAACATTTCCTTCGGGAAGGCAGGTCGTTCACGCTGGATTGGTCGTCGCCCAACGGTTCGCGGTGTCGCAATGAACCCGGTGGATCACCCACACGGCGGTGGTGAAGGGAAAACCTCTGGTGGTCGCCATCCAGTGACCCCCTGGGGCCAGCCAACTCGTGGCTACAAAACCCGCAAGAACAAAAATACGGACAAACTCATCGTCAAACGTCGCAAATAG
- the rplP gene encoding 50S ribosomal protein L16 → MAEYKIPQKVKFRRQQRGRRCGMATRGAAISFGEFGLKALEVAWVSSKQIEAARIAITRTVKRGGKLWIRIFPDKPITKKPAETRMGKGKGAPEGWVAVVKPGRILFEMEGVSEELARDAMQLAAQKLPMKVKFVTRADQQGGIV, encoded by the coding sequence ATGGCAGAATATAAAATCCCTCAAAAGGTCAAATTCCGCCGGCAACAGCGCGGACGTCGGTGTGGTATGGCAACCCGTGGGGCGGCGATATCCTTCGGCGAATTTGGTTTAAAAGCTCTTGAAGTTGCCTGGGTGTCCAGCAAACAGATTGAGGCGGCGCGTATCGCCATCACCCGCACCGTAAAGCGCGGTGGAAAATTATGGATCCGTATTTTCCCAGATAAGCCGATTACCAAGAAACCGGCTGAAACCCGTATGGGGAAGGGAAAAGGGGCCCCCGAAGGCTGGGTGGCTGTGGTCAAGCCGGGTCGCATTCTGTTTGAAATGGAAGGCGTGTCGGAAGAACTGGCGCGGGATGCCATGCAATTGGCCGCCCAGAAACTCCCGATGAAGGTTAAATTTGTAACTCGTGCTGATCAGCAAGGAGGGATTGTATGA
- the rplV gene encoding 50S ribosomal protein L22, whose amino-acid sequence MEARAVAKYIKGSPQKARLVIDQIRGVKANDALALLRLSKKRAAHPISKALWSAISNATYLAEKQNIMVDVDDLVVTRCFVDMGPTKNRRRVRSAPMGRAYREQRRSCHITVYVSTEKDAQTEKK is encoded by the coding sequence ATGGAAGCACGTGCAGTTGCAAAGTACATCAAAGGGTCGCCGCAAAAGGCTCGGCTCGTGATTGACCAAATTCGTGGCGTCAAAGCGAACGATGCCCTGGCCTTGCTCCGATTAAGCAAGAAACGGGCAGCCCATCCAATTTCAAAAGCGTTGTGGTCAGCGATTTCAAATGCGACCTATCTCGCTGAAAAGCAAAACATTATGGTCGATGTGGATGACCTGGTGGTCACCCGCTGCTTCGTCGATATGGGGCCAACCAAGAATCGGCGCCGGGTGCGTTCCGCACCGATGGGTCGAGCCTATCGTGAACAGCGACGGTCGTGTCACATCACGGTCTATGTTTCAACTGAAAAAGACGCACAAACCGAGAAAAAGTAG
- the tuf gene encoding elongation factor Tu (EF-Tu; promotes GTP-dependent binding of aminoacyl-tRNA to the A-site of ribosomes during protein biosynthesis; when the tRNA anticodon matches the mRNA codon, GTP hydrolysis results; the inactive EF-Tu-GDP leaves the ribosome and release of GDP is promoted by elongation factor Ts; many prokaryotes have two copies of the gene encoding EF-Tu): DNVGLLLRGVDRSDIERGQVIAKPGSITPHTKLKCEVYILTKEEGGRHTPFFKGYRRQFYFRTTDVTGVATLPENVEMVMPGDNVALEVELITPIAMEKGLRFAIREGGRTVGAGTISDILE, encoded by the coding sequence GACAACGTGGGATTGTTGCTGCGCGGTGTGGACCGAAGCGACATCGAACGTGGCCAGGTGATCGCCAAGCCGGGATCAATCACGCCGCACACAAAGCTCAAGTGCGAAGTCTACATTTTGACGAAGGAAGAAGGTGGCCGCCACACGCCATTTTTCAAAGGCTATCGGCGCCAGTTCTACTTCCGGACCACGGACGTGACCGGAGTGGCGACGCTGCCGGAGAACGTGGAAATGGTGATGCCGGGCGACAACGTGGCCCTGGAAGTAGAATTGATTACCCCAATCGCGATGGAAAAGGGGTTGCGGTTCGCCATCCGTGAAGGTGGCCGCACCGTCGGTGCCGGTACGATCTCAGATATTCTTGAGTAA
- the rpmC gene encoding 50S ribosomal protein L29 yields MKHMTGLRETSTDDLRALETELRETLFRLRFKRSLGDVESARKIANERKRLARVKTLLRAREIGIEK; encoded by the coding sequence ATGAAGCATATGACAGGTTTACGTGAGACCAGCACGGATGATTTGCGCGCTCTGGAAACGGAACTGCGGGAAACCTTGTTCCGGCTTCGCTTCAAACGAAGCCTGGGAGATGTTGAATCCGCACGCAAAATTGCAAATGAACGCAAGCGCCTGGCCCGGGTCAAAACGCTTCTGCGTGCCCGTGAAATCGGTATTGAAAAGTAG
- the rplN gene encoding 50S ribosomal protein L14, with protein sequence MIQMRTILDVADNSGAKKISCILPLGGSTGLKATVGDIITANVKEASPDGNVKKGQVVKAVIVRTRKEVRRKDGTYVRFDQNAAVLIKKGSEGWDPIGTRVFGPVARELRDKKFMKIISLAPEVI encoded by the coding sequence ATGATTCAGATGAGAACCATTCTCGATGTCGCCGATAATTCAGGCGCCAAGAAAATCTCGTGCATTCTGCCTCTGGGTGGTAGCACCGGATTAAAGGCGACCGTTGGTGACATTATCACGGCGAACGTCAAAGAAGCTTCGCCAGATGGAAACGTGAAAAAAGGGCAGGTGGTCAAAGCCGTGATTGTCCGGACCCGGAAGGAAGTCCGCCGCAAGGACGGAACCTATGTGCGTTTTGACCAGAATGCCGCAGTATTGATCAAGAAAGGGTCAGAAGGGTGGGATCCCATTGGGACGCGCGTTTTCGGACCTGTTGCCCGTGAACTCCGCGACAAGAAGTTCATGAAGATTATCTCTTTGGCGCCGGAGGTGATTTGA
- a CDS encoding type Z 30S ribosomal protein S14 — MAKKSLIAKANRKPKFDVRGYNRCKRCGRPRAYLRKFGICRICFRQLALEGQIPGVTKSSW; from the coding sequence ATGGCAAAGAAATCCTTGATTGCGAAAGCAAACCGTAAGCCGAAATTTGATGTCCGTGGGTACAATCGCTGCAAGCGGTGTGGTCGCCCCCGAGCGTATCTGCGCAAGTTTGGAATTTGCCGCATCTGCTTCCGCCAATTGGCGTTGGAAGGGCAAATTCCGGGCGTGACCAAATCAAGCTGGTAA
- the rpsC gene encoding 30S ribosomal protein S3 produces MGQKVHPYGFRLGVNRTWRSTWYAKKDFAQLLKEDLEVKKELKHKFAGASVSTIDIERAANKLKIIIHTARPGIIIGRKGAEIDKLKAEIQRKTGREVIVNIQEIQKPELSAQLQAEQIAQQLEKRIAFRRAMRKTVENAKKFGAQGVKVRVSGRLNGAEIARSEQYLDGRMPLHTLRADIDYGFAEAHTTYGVIGVKVWIYKGEIYEARRGPARRTA; encoded by the coding sequence GTGGGACAGAAGGTTCATCCATATGGATTTCGATTGGGCGTTAACCGGACGTGGCGGTCAACCTGGTACGCAAAGAAAGATTTTGCTCAGCTTTTAAAAGAAGATCTGGAAGTGAAAAAAGAGCTGAAGCATAAATTTGCCGGTGCCAGCGTGTCCACCATTGATATTGAACGCGCAGCCAACAAATTGAAAATTATCATTCACACTGCCCGCCCAGGCATCATCATTGGTCGAAAAGGGGCTGAAATCGACAAGCTGAAAGCCGAAATTCAGCGCAAAACGGGTCGGGAAGTCATCGTCAACATCCAGGAAATTCAAAAACCTGAACTGAGCGCCCAATTGCAGGCCGAACAGATTGCTCAGCAGCTTGAAAAACGAATTGCCTTTCGCCGTGCGATGCGCAAAACCGTCGAAAATGCCAAGAAGTTTGGCGCTCAGGGAGTAAAGGTTCGTGTTTCAGGTCGGTTGAACGGGGCTGAAATTGCTCGGTCTGAACAATACCTGGATGGTCGGATGCCCCTCCACACATTGCGTGCGGACATTGATTATGGCTTTGCCGAAGCCCATACCACCTATGGCGTGATCGGCGTGAAAGTCTGGATTTATAAAGGTGAGATCTACGAAGCGCGGCGCGGACCAGCTCGGCGAACTGCCTGA
- a CDS encoding 50S ribosomal protein L23 produces MTIWDVIKSPVITEKAMDMKEHTTLTGQLLTFKVDPRANKIQIKNAVEKIFNVEVAAVRTANFQGKEVRRGRTIGRKSDWKKAFVTLKPGSTITEYMEVI; encoded by the coding sequence TTGACAATTTGGGATGTAATCAAATCGCCGGTGATCACTGAAAAAGCCATGGATATGAAGGAGCACACCACCTTAACCGGACAGTTGCTGACCTTCAAGGTTGATCCGCGAGCCAACAAAATTCAGATCAAAAATGCCGTTGAAAAGATTTTCAACGTTGAGGTGGCCGCTGTTCGAACCGCCAACTTCCAGGGAAAAGAAGTTCGTCGTGGTCGCACCATTGGCCGCAAATCCGATTGGAAAAAAGCCTTTGTGACGTTAAAGCCAGGATCCACCATTACCGAATATATGGAAGTGATCTAA
- a CDS encoding 50S ribosomal protein L24, with amino-acid sequence MPAKAKVCKNDLVVVLTGKDVGKRGRVLSVKPRDQKVLVEGVAMAQHHQRNNPQLSRAGGIIEREAYINISNVQVVCPSCGAPTRVGIKVLEDESRKRQCKKCGAIIEQR; translated from the coding sequence ATGCCAGCAAAAGCAAAGGTTTGCAAAAATGACCTGGTCGTTGTGTTGACCGGGAAAGATGTTGGAAAACGTGGGCGGGTGTTGTCTGTCAAGCCGCGAGATCAAAAAGTCTTGGTGGAAGGGGTTGCGATGGCGCAGCACCACCAGCGAAACAACCCTCAGCTCAGTCGAGCCGGCGGCATTATCGAGCGCGAAGCCTACATCAATATTTCAAACGTGCAGGTGGTCTGCCCAAGCTGTGGTGCCCCCACCCGCGTTGGAATCAAAGTGCTTGAAGACGAAAGCCGTAAACGGCAGTGCAAAAAATGCGGTGCCATTATTGAACAACGCTAG
- the rplD gene encoding 50S ribosomal protein L4, producing the protein MPVVKVRNLKNEEVGEIELSERVFGAPLNKALIYEAVKEFRARGRAGTVATKTRGDVSGAGRKLWKQKGTGRARIASLRSPLWKGGGNVHGPQPRDWGYQIPKKMRRGAIRAALSERLREGGVIVVDDFSLQQHKTRDLVAILSTLGVEKRALLVDSLENRNLILASRNLPDVDHTNSFGLNIFNVLLHEQIVLSKRAVGEIEKILA; encoded by the coding sequence ATGCCGGTTGTAAAAGTCAGAAACTTAAAAAATGAAGAAGTCGGTGAAATCGAACTGAGCGAACGAGTCTTTGGCGCACCGCTGAACAAAGCGTTGATTTACGAAGCGGTCAAAGAATTTCGGGCGCGAGGCCGGGCTGGAACCGTGGCAACAAAAACCCGCGGTGATGTTTCGGGCGCCGGACGAAAATTGTGGAAGCAAAAAGGAACTGGTCGGGCGCGAATCGCCAGCCTTCGTTCGCCATTGTGGAAAGGGGGCGGTAATGTACACGGCCCTCAGCCCCGCGATTGGGGCTACCAAATCCCCAAGAAAATGCGTCGGGGTGCTATTCGCGCGGCATTGTCAGAACGGCTGCGTGAAGGTGGCGTGATTGTGGTTGATGACTTTAGCCTTCAACAGCACAAGACCCGGGATCTGGTCGCGATTTTATCCACGCTCGGAGTCGAAAAGCGGGCATTGTTGGTGGATTCACTTGAAAACCGGAATCTGATTCTGGCCTCACGCAATCTTCCTGATGTAGACCACACCAACAGCTTTGGACTCAATATTTTCAATGTTCTCCTGCACGAGCAGATTGTGTTGAGCAAGCGCGCGGTTGGGGAAATCGAAAAGATTTTGGCCTAA
- the rplE gene encoding 50S ribosomal protein L5: protein MVPRLKTKYREEITAKMVSQFGYTNPMAVPKLEKIVINMGVGRDYISTKNTKVLEVAAEELGSVTGQKSVVTRAKKSIASFKLREKDPIGVMVTLRGDRMYEFLDRLVSIALPRVRDFRGVSGKAFDGRGNYTLGLKDQLLFPEVDFAKVDKARGMNISIVTTAKTDEEGRTLLRFFGMPFRQN from the coding sequence ATGGTTCCCAGACTCAAAACAAAATATCGTGAAGAAATTACCGCCAAGATGGTCAGCCAGTTTGGCTACACTAACCCAATGGCCGTGCCGAAACTGGAAAAGATCGTCATCAATATGGGCGTTGGCCGAGATTATATCTCGACCAAAAACACCAAAGTGCTCGAAGTGGCCGCTGAAGAACTGGGTTCCGTCACCGGACAAAAGTCAGTTGTGACCCGTGCCAAAAAGTCAATCGCCTCATTTAAATTGCGCGAAAAAGATCCAATTGGGGTGATGGTGACCTTGCGTGGCGACCGGATGTATGAGTTCCTCGACCGGTTGGTGAGCATTGCCTTACCTCGCGTTCGTGATTTTCGCGGTGTCTCCGGTAAAGCATTTGATGGACGTGGCAATTACACCCTTGGGCTGAAAGACCAGTTGCTCTTCCCGGAAGTTGATTTCGCCAAGGTTGACAAAGCGCGTGGCATGAATATTTCAATTGTGACAACTGCCAAAACCGATGAAGAAGGACGTACCTTGCTGCGGTTCTTTGGAATGCCTTTCCGACAAAACTAA
- the rpsS gene encoding 30S ribosomal protein S19: MPRSVKKGPFVDKFLSDAVNRMNSAGERRVHKTWSRRSTITPDMVGHTFAVHNGKKFIPVYVSENMVGHKLGEFSPTRTFKGHAGDKNEKTAKRR, from the coding sequence ATGCCACGATCAGTGAAAAAAGGGCCGTTTGTGGACAAATTCTTGTCAGACGCCGTGAACCGGATGAACAGTGCCGGTGAACGCCGGGTACACAAAACCTGGTCGCGTCGGTCAACCATTACGCCGGATATGGTGGGTCACACCTTTGCCGTGCACAATGGGAAAAAGTTCATCCCGGTCTATGTCTCGGAAAATATGGTTGGCCACAAGCTGGGTGAGTTTTCTCCAACCCGTACCTTCAAAGGCCACGCTGGGGATAAGAACGAAAAGACGGCGAAACGACGGTAA
- the rplC gene encoding 50S ribosomal protein L3 — protein sequence MVNGIIGKKVGMTQLFAPDGTVTPVTVLQAGPCVVVQRKTVAKDGYSAVQLGLVENRPPKKVSKPIRGHFEKTGKGTPPTRILREFRVSAEEQIEVGAPVLVDLFSENEKIQVVGTSKGRGFAGFIKRHGFGGGRSTHGSMFHRAPGSIGSSAFPSRVFPGTRMAGHMGVERKTIKNLKVVRVDSEKNLLIVKGSIPGPNGGYVLIQKAGA from the coding sequence ATGGTTAACGGAATAATTGGAAAAAAAGTCGGCATGACGCAGTTGTTTGCACCAGATGGTACAGTGACCCCAGTGACTGTGCTGCAGGCAGGTCCTTGTGTCGTGGTGCAGCGGAAAACAGTGGCCAAGGATGGATACAGCGCTGTCCAACTCGGACTGGTTGAAAATCGACCACCCAAGAAAGTGTCAAAGCCGATCCGTGGACACTTTGAAAAAACTGGAAAAGGGACCCCCCCAACCCGGATTTTACGCGAGTTTCGCGTTTCCGCCGAGGAACAGATCGAAGTTGGGGCGCCAGTGCTGGTTGATCTCTTTTCTGAAAATGAAAAAATTCAGGTGGTCGGCACCAGCAAGGGTCGTGGTTTTGCCGGGTTTATCAAGCGCCATGGATTTGGTGGCGGTCGGTCAACTCACGGATCAATGTTCCACCGGGCACCGGGGTCAATTGGTTCATCGGCTTTCCCGTCACGCGTTTTTCCTGGAACTCGCATGGCTGGTCATATGGGCGTGGAACGCAAAACCATCAAGAACTTGAAGGTTGTGCGAGTTGATTCTGAAAAGAATCTGCTGATCGTGAAGGGCAGCATTCCTGGTCCGAATGGCGGGTATGTGCTGATTCAAAAAGCTGGTGCGTAG
- the rpsQ gene encoding 30S ribosomal protein S17: MAEQDNTPQSTTPGEAETPAAEAHVTSTPRTPRTEKIGVVTSDKMTKTVVVRVDRLVQHPKYRRYIRKTSKFMAHDELECRIGDKVRILETRPLSARKRWRVVEILQRAAQ, from the coding sequence ATGGCAGAACAAGACAACACGCCACAGTCAACAACACCAGGTGAAGCCGAAACACCAGCCGCCGAAGCTCACGTCACCAGCACGCCACGGACGCCGCGAACCGAAAAAATCGGGGTCGTGACCAGCGATAAAATGACCAAAACGGTGGTCGTTCGGGTTGATCGGTTGGTGCAGCACCCCAAGTACCGACGCTACATTCGCAAAACTTCAAAGTTTATGGCCCATGATGAGCTCGAATGCAGAATTGGGGACAAAGTGCGCATTTTGGAAACCCGTCCATTGTCAGCCCGCAAACGCTGGCGTGTAGTTGAAATTCTTCAACGGGCGGCTCAATAG
- the rpsJ gene encoding 30S ribosomal protein S10 — translation MNDKIRIRLKAYDHRVLDQSTLEIVDTAKRTGAKVAGPIPLPTVRNRYTVLRSPHVDKKSREQFEIRTHKRLMDILDPTPQTVDALMKLDLPAGVDVEIKAFGRDRK, via the coding sequence TTGAACGACAAAATTCGCATTCGCCTAAAAGCTTACGACCATCGAGTGCTTGATCAGTCCACTTTGGAAATTGTGGACACGGCCAAGCGGACCGGCGCCAAAGTGGCTGGGCCAATTCCACTGCCAACTGTCCGCAATCGCTATACCGTGTTGCGCTCGCCTCACGTTGATAAAAAATCGCGTGAACAGTTTGAGATTCGCACCCATAAGCGCTTGATGGACATTCTGGATCCAACACCGCAAACAGTTGATGCCTTGATGAAGCTGGATCTGCCAGCGGGTGTTGATGTGGAAATCAAAGCCTTTGGTCGGGATCGCAAGTAA